In one Melopsittacus undulatus isolate bMelUnd1 chromosome 4, bMelUnd1.mat.Z, whole genome shotgun sequence genomic region, the following are encoded:
- the GPR68 gene encoding ovarian cancer G-protein coupled receptor 1, giving the protein MVNFTENATEKCTINHDIHQMLSPVVYIFVFILGLPANCLSLYYGYLQIKAKNELGIYLCNLTIADLLYIFSLPFWLQYVLQHDNWTYDELLCKICGIILYENIYISVGFLCCISIDRYLAVVHPFRFQQFRTMKAAVIVSIIIWTKEIMTCCFVFTHGEVSMDADSHVVCFEHYPIKEWEHNVNYYRFSAGFLFPFFLLAFSYCGILRVVHKSPGTQKKKKIQIKRLVSSTVFIFLVCFGPYHILLVVRSLLENSCSFAEKIFNIYHVSLLLTTFNCVADPVLYCFSSESTYQNFAKMRDSCLTCLGYLKPEAKESYPLNTSEPPNRPQHEQRPGLLQISSDGAEIKDSSTTNMGGL; this is encoded by the coding sequence ATGGTGAATTTCACAGAGAATGCAACTGAGAAGTGCACTATTAATCATGATATCCACCAGATGTTATCCCCTGTGGTGtacatatttgtatttatattagGCTTGCCAGCTAACTGCCTTTCACTGTACTATGGGTATTTACAGATCAAGGCTAAAAATGAATTGGGTATCTACCTTTGCAATTTGACCATCGCAGACCTGCTCTAcatattttctttgcctttttggCTTCAGTATGTTTTACAGCATGACAATTGGACCTATGATGAGCTGCTGTGCAAGATTTGCGGCATCATCTTGTATGAGAATATCTATATCAGTGTGGGCTTCCTCTGCTGCATCTCCATTGACCGCTATCTTGCAGTAGTGCACCCTTTTCGGTTTCAGCAGTTTCGGACAATGAAGGCTGCTGTGATCGTGAGCATCATTATCTGGACTAAGGAAATCATGACATGCTGCTTTGTCTTTACACATGGGGAGGTCAGTATGGATGCTGATAGCCATGTGGTGTGCTTTGAGCATTACCCCATCAAAGAATGGGAGCATAATGTCAATTACTACCGCTTCTCTGCTggcttccttttccccttcttcctaCTGGCCTTCTCTTACTGTGGGATTTTACGAGTTGTCCACAAGAGTCCCGgaactcaaaagaaaaagaaaatccaaattAAACGCCTGGTTTCAagcactgttttcatttttttagtttgctttggACCATACCACATCCTCCTTGTGGTTCGAAGCTTGCTGGAGAACAGCTGCTCATTTGCTGAGAAAATATTCAATATTTACCATGTTTCCCTCCTGTTGACTACTTTTAACTGTGTTGCTGATCCAGTATTGTACTGTTTTTCCAGTGAAAGCACTTACCAGAACTTTGCCAAGATGCGAGACTCTTGTTTAACGTGTTTAGGGTATCTGAAGCCTGAGGCAAAGGAATCCTATCCACTGAACACTTCAGAACCTCCCAACAGGCCACAGCATGAGCAACGACCAGGGTTATTACAAATATCATCTGATGGTGCTGAAATCAAGGACTCCTCCACAACTAACATGGGTGGCCTATAG